A region of the Candidatus Tanganyikabacteria bacterium genome:
GCCGTCGGAAGACCCAGGCCGCCTGACCGCCCAGGAACTCCTCGCACACCTGGCGGCCTTGCTAGCCCCCGCCCGGGTACTAACCGCCGACGAACAGGGTGCTGTCGCTGATTTCTGGCAGCGCCGCGCTCCCTTGCGCGATCAGACCACCATTCGCGCCATCACCGACGCGATCGCCGCCAAGGACACCCAGCGGCCCCTCGACTACTACCTGGAGGCCATCCGCCAGGCGCACTGGGGGTTGCGCCCATGAGCCAAGACTACAAGGCGTTCTTCGCCCTGACCGGTCCGGCTTTCAACAAGCAGATCCGGACCGAGGACCTTTACCACCATGCCCAACTCGACGAACTGGGCCACTTCCTCGCCGGCGCCCTCGATCAGGGGGCCATTGCCATCCTCACCGGGCCCGTCGGTGCGGGCAAGTCCACGGCCCTGCGGGCTTTCTTGGCCGGCCTCGACCCGGCCCGCTACGCGGTGCTCTACGTCGGCTTCACCGCCCACGACCGAGCCCTGTTCCGCGATCTCGCGCAGCAACTCGGTCTCACCCCCGTCTTCCTCAAGGCCGATCTCATCGTGCAGATCCACACGGCCGTCGAGCGCATGTGGATGGGCAAGAACCGCCAGACGCTCCTGGTGGTCGACGATGCGCACCTTTTGCCCGACGCCCTACTTGTCGAGATCCGGCAATTGCTCAATTTCGAGATGGACTCCTCGGCGCCACTGGGGCTGTTCCTGGCCGGCAAACCCGCCTTGCGGGCGCGTCTGCGGGAGCCCCAGCACGAGGAGCTCTA
Encoded here:
- a CDS encoding AAA family ATPase — translated: MSQDYKAFFALTGPAFNKQIRTEDLYHHAQLDELGHFLAGALDQGAIAILTGPVGAGKSTALRAFLAGLDPARYAVLYVGFTAHDRALFRDLAQQLGLTPVFLKADLIVQIHTAVERMWMGKNRQTLLVVDDAHLLPDALLVEIRQLLNFEMDSSAPLGLFLAGKPALRARLREPQHEELYQRAPIRYTLAGLSRAETAEYIAAHMTAVGGDPGVFADDASDLIYQHSKGIPREINNLCVYALITAGWQETRNIDRKLIEEVIRAQGGA